The sequence below is a genomic window from Candidatus Protochlamydia naegleriophila.
ATTTTTTTCGATCCTTTCGTCGATCCTCTTTTTCTTCTCTTCAAATTTATCCATTATAGAATCTCTGTTTAATAATACCTGTTATGTTTTTGCGGAAATTCCATATCCTAGCCAACAGCTGAATTTCAGTGAAGCAAAAAAAGATCAAAGAAAATAATAGCAAATGAAAAAAACAAGATAACCATGAATATAAATGTACGCAATATGCAAACTTCGTTTGCTTGCTTCAAATATTGACTTAAATGGCTTAGATATAATCCGTTGTATACATACTTTAAAACCTTTTGACTTATGGTCAATCTTTAATTAATTTAGATCCATAATGGATTTAGTATGGCTATTGGATTTGCACGCTTAGAATTCGTAAAAAGATCAGCAGGAAAAAATGCCTGTGCAAAGGCTGCCTATAATGGTCGAGAGCAAATTCATTTTAATGGTACAAGTTTTTCTCCTCCGATGACCTACGATTGGTCATTTAAAGAAAAGCCTGTTTACCATGATATTCTTTTGCCAAAAGGAGCTGATCCATCGTTTAAAAATGGTAAAAATTTATGGAATTTAGTAGAGAAGAAAGAGAATAGAATCAATTCACAAGTTGCTTTAGAAATGGTGATAGCTTTGCCAGATGATAAGGCTATTTCTATTGAAGATAGAATTGAACTCATACAAACATTTATAGAAGAGCATTTAGTAAGCAAAGGATTAGCAGTCCAGGTTGATATTCATCAACCAGAAAAACTTAAATCTTATTCCTCTAAAACATTAGATGTTGAAGATTTAGAGCACAATTGGCACGCCCATCTTTTAATAACAACCCGTCGATTTGATGAGAGTGGCCTCGATTTTGAAGATCATAAGGCTAGAGATTTGATGCCCGCGATGCGGACAGTAAACTCTAATGAGTTATCCATTGTTCAGCGAGCGAATGCTGTTGTTGTTAATGGGGTAAATTGGGGTGCCTTATGGACACAATTTCAAAATAAATTCTTTGAGTCGAAAGGTCTTGATCTCCGCGTAGACGAAAATGGTATTGTTTCTCAAACCCACTTAGGTCCTGTTCGTATGCGGAGGAGGGCTTTTGACTTAGAAGAAGAAAATAAGCTGCTTATCGCTTTGAATCAAGAAGAGTCTAAAGATTCTTCGGCTATTTTAAAAAAAATCACAGAAACAAGAAGTGTCTTTAATTTTTCTGATGTCGAACGTTTTATACAGAAAAATGTTCCCTTTGATTCAAGAGATGTTATTCGACAAAGTTTCTGGGAACAAAATGAAATCGTTCCTTTAATTGATTCAAAAACACAAAATTCAACCGGTCAATTTTCCACTAGATCTATTATTGAAGAAGAAAAGTTAATTTTACGTTTAGCGGATAGCATCCAAGAAAAAAAGGCTCTTAATTTAAGAAACAAACAACTCGAAGACGAAGCTTCCGAGCTCAACTCAGAGCAATTAGATGCATTTAGAAGTATCATTAAAGGGAAGAGATTATCTTGTATTGAAGGGCACGCAGGAACGGGTAAGAGTTATTTATTAGGGGCTCTTAAAAATGTATATGAGAAAGAAAGTTATTTGGTTAGAGCTTTAGGTCCTGATGATGCAACAGCACAGGTACTTAAGGAAAAGGGATTTTCTTCTATAGATAACGTATATCGCTTTTTATTTTTGGAACATCACAAGAAAATCGAGGTAAAAAAGAATGAAGTTTGGATTGTCGATGAGACTTCCAAGCTAGCAAATCGCCCTTTGTCTGAATTGTTAAAGCTGGCCAAAAAGCATGATGCACAACTCGTTTTTGCAGGTTGTACTTCTCAACTCCCATCCGTTGAAAGAGGAGGCCTTTTTACAGCTTTTTGTGAGCGCTATGGAGCTGAAGAATTGGTAGAAATACAGCGGCAAAAGCAGCTTGATCAAAGGTCCATGGCACAAAGTTTGGCAAGCGGCCAAATGGCAGCGGCAATAGATAAACTAGTTTCTTTTGGGGAAATCAAGTGGCAAGAGACAAAACAGGAAAGTATTGAATCACTTGTTAAAGCGTGGGCTAGTGATCAAACGGCTTTTCCTAATCAGAGTTTTTTGATTTTAGCTCACTCCAATTCTGAAGTACGCATACTGAATGAGATGGCGCGGCTTTATCGGAAAGAAAAAGGTGAGCTGTCTGATGAAGAGTTTGCTTGCCAAACTAGCGCAGGGAAAATTTATGTCAGCGTTGGAGATAAGCTTGAGTTTCGAAAAAAAGATAATCAATTAGGTGTTGTAAATGGAACTGTTGCAACTCTAGTGGATGTTTCAAATAGCCAATTTACCGTTTATATATCCGACCAAAATCGCCGCATGACTTTTAATCCCGAGGAATACAATAGTTTTCAATTGGGATATGCAACTACTTATTTTCGCTCTCAAGGGCAAACTGTAGACCGTGCCTATGTCTTACATTCACCACAAATGAACAAGGAAAAATTCTATGTCGGTCTGACTAGACATGTTCATAAAGCTACTTTATTTGTTTCGTCAGATGAAACCTCTTGTTTAGCAGATCTTAAAAAGCAGGCGTTTCGGAAGGATAAGAGGGAAAACACACTCAATTTCACGACAGAAGAGCAAATAGGAGAAAGACAATCAGCTATGCAAAGGCAGCAGCGCATATTAGATTTGAAACACTCCTCTTCTGTTGTTTCTAAAGTAAAAGGGCATTCGTTAGGCCTTTGGGATTCATTGAAAAGTAGCATCTCGAGTCATTATCAAAGATCAAAAGATTTGAAGCCTAAAGAAGAGTTTTTTAATCCTAAGATCGATAAAAGCATCTCTAAAGGGCTGGTCGTAAAAATTGATGATCAACATAAGGATTACTCAGTTATTAAAAGTGAGGTGGGTAGCTCATTTAAAGAGATGTTGAGTAGAAATTCACAAAGCCAGGAAGAGGTGCAACCAGCTACCAAAAAAGATCTGGGTGTTAAATGGCAGGGGCTGGATGACAAAGGATCTTCTCTTTTAAAGGGATATTATAGTGCCCTTAACCAATCCTCTGCTTTATACACTCTTGTTAGGTCTGATATGACAGGTAAAGATTTTAAGACGTCTTCCCACTTTAACGAATGGCAAAAATCTTGTGTTCATCGAAATGCCCAAGCATTTGAAGTAATGAAAACAATTCCAAAGCATTTCGTTCAGCAGGCAATGGGCGGGGATGCCTTTCAGATTTTGCAGGATAGAGCTTCAAAGTATGAAAGTTACAACTCTCAAAAACAAGCCGATGCAGTTTCCATATCAGATAAAGTCAGAGAAAAACTTGACCACTTTTTGTATCGGCTTTTTCCTGATGGGCCAACAGGGAGAGATGCGAAAGGTTTACGATTTGGATCTAAACATGCCTTATCGGTGATTTGTAAAGGTGATGAGGCTGGATGTTATTACGATTTTGAAAAAGGGGAAGGAGGAGGTCCAGTTAAACTTGTTCAACATGTACTTAGTATGTCTCGTGAGGACGCTTTAAAATGGATTAATGAGGTTGTAGATGACCAAACAAATATGCGTGTTCCTTCACAATATCATTTTAAAGGCTCTGATAAACACACCGGAGAATGGCAAAGCTTAAAACCATTCAATGAAACAGCACCAGATTTAGAAAAAATTTCACCTTACTTCAACAAAACCTATAATGAAGTTGCGCGGCATGCATACCGCGATCAAAACGGAGATCTCTTATTCTACACTTTGCGTTTGGTTAAGAAATCGAATCCCTCCGAAAAAATGGTATTGCCATTAACTTATGGGCAGTGGAATGGATCAAATGAAGCTTCTTGGTGCTTAAAGGCCCATCAAGCTGACAAAAGAAGCTTATATAAGCTTGAGTTGATTAATGATTATCCTAAAGCAAAGATTTTAGTTGTAGAAGGGGAAAAAACAGCTGATGCAGCTCAAAAACTTTATTCAAAAGAGTCTATGATATGTGTCAGTTGGCAGGGCGGATCTGGAGCTGTAGCAAAGGCTGATTGGTCATCTCTTTTTGGAAGAGATATCGTGATTTGGCCAGATAATGATAAAGCTGGCTTTAAAGCAGCAGAGTCGATTGTTTCAGAGCTTAGAAAGACGGGTGTTAAATCTATTAAAGTTGTTAATCAGGAAGAACTATCAAATAAGTTTCCTGATAAATGGGATTTGGCAGACCCTCTTCCCAATGGAATGAAAGATCAAGATGTTCATAATTTAATTTCATTCTCACGAGAGAAAACGATTGGAATAGGCCAACTTACCTCTAAGACATTAGATAAATCTCAAGCACTTGAAATTCTATGGAGAGTAGAAGAAAGACTTTGGAGTTCTCTAGAACAAAGCTATGAGGAGCGTATTTGGGATCTTAAGCATGAGATTTACAAGGAGTTTAGTCGCTTAGTTTCTCATCAGCAAGTGTTGGAGGCTAAAATTCAATCAGAATGCCAAAACCCAGAACTTTCTCGGCGTATTTCTTTTCAACTGGTTTTAGAAGAGGCTCACAAAGGCAAAAACGGGTTGAGTATTGATGCAATGAAACAGATCCTAACTCATGGGAATTTCAATTTAAGCAAAGACCACATTGAAGAATTAGATAAGCTAATAGCCTCTGCTTTGAGTTTAGGGATGAGTTCAGAGTCTATTAAAAAAGAGATAACCTCTAAATCGATTGATATCTCAAATAAGCCAGCGATTGATTCATTCAAAGCTCAAAAGACCTTAGATAATGATATTAGCATTTAAAAGAGATAGGTTGAAATTTGCAACCGTTGCAAATTTGAAATTTAACGAATCGCTAGCTCGGCTTTGATAAAAGCAAATCCCATAGGTTCTGTATCAATTAGCTTGTGGATAATGTGAGATATTTACAAAATAAAAAGTAATTCTCGATAATAATAATTTTATTCTTCTAAATACCTTTTCTTTGCTTTTTCTAAAACTTCTAATGCTACATCTAAAGGAAATTCCCAATAATCATTAACGGGATGAGAGTAAAAGTAAATAATTGGAGTATCTGTTTCTGTCGAAATTTCAACCCATTGAGCATTATTATAATGAATTTCACATACACAGTTTTCCTTATCAGGTAAACTTGCAATAACCACTCTAAAACTTTTTAAAATTTCGTTATTTGTTAGCATAAAATTAGGGTTCCAATTCTGAAATACACTCAACCTGTTTCCGGATCGACCCGTTTGCTGGCAAAGCACCACGGATTGCTCACTTCAGAGGTTGGAATGATAGCACCTTGCGCATTGAGAATTGTCTTCCATGCTTAATAAATTCACTAATACTTCTCTGAATAAGGATTTAAATCTCTAATATGAGTTGATTCGAATTTAAGAGCCTATTGGGAAATTCTTAAAATGTTGAAGCCTTTTTTAAACTCGGATTTTAAACTTCACCTATTAGTCGTTCATCTATTACTTTATGTTCCATTTTATTTCCCATTTTGACTCTTCAAAAAAGCCAACTAAGTTCTCTAACTTTTCTACCCAATAATCAAAGCCGTTTCCGGATTTGAAATTCAAATCTTCAGATACATAGATTAAATATCCACCGGTATTTTCAAAATCTTCCTTTATTAGAATGTAATAATTTTCATTATCTCCTTTTAATATTTTCCCGATTTTATTTATTTCAATATTTGCTCTAGTCATAAAATGATATATGGTTATTTATATAAGGTTTATTTGCACCCGATTTAAAAACTTCTAAATGAAAATGTGGAATGTTTGGATCATGAAGACCTAGTAAAGAATTGTTATCAATTCGAAAACCTCTTAATCCGTCTGCGCTTCTAAAAACCCCGCTATTTGATTTACCAAGTTGCTTATAATCAGTTCCAAGGAATTTTTTTCCAGCTCTTAAGGCTTCATCGGATGAAACCCTGTATTTACTTGACATCGGACCTGATCCGTTTAAAGTTTCTTCAATTATAGCATTAATTTTACAAAAATTCACATCTTTCGAAGCTAGAGAACCTAAGTTTTTTGTTGATCCTGCTCCACTTCCACTACGATTAAGAGACATGCTAGGTTTCGCAATATACTTAGCCTCTTGTTTTAAAGCTTGGCTAGCCATTCTGGCTTCAAGCATTCCAACCCGTGCAGCTTTGACAACTCCAACTGCTCCTTTGGCTAGTCCATAGCCTCCCATCGCTATTGTAGCAACCTCTAGGGTTGTTGTGGTACCGCTTCGAAAGGCTTGATAGATGGCATTATTAGCATCGACTCCCATAGTTTGTTGGACGAACGCATCAGTTGCTGCTATCTGATTGCTTTGGGAAATCGCAAAGGCTTGCTGAATTTGCAGCCTTTCTTCTAACGAACACTCTAAATCATCACAGCCTGCTGCAAAGGCCAGCGATTGAAAAAGATAAGCATGGCTAGTTAGGAAATCGAAACAACCATGAACACAACCGGCAAAGGCTGCATAAAGGTTCTCTTTTCTTTCTTGCCATTGAACACTAGCCCATGCATCATTACCGGCATTATCGCCAAAAACAGGGGGAATATTCATTGGAGATACCATCAAAATAGTTGGGATTGGTTGCTACATTGCAGCCATCGCGGTACGCTTCGCCGACGAAGCCGTAGGCATCAAAGGCAGAAAGGGGACTGTGATGCAAGTAGGCATAGAGGTTGGGGCCATCGGCAAAACCGAGAGGATCGGTGGTTGTCCAGCGTCCGTTGCTTGGATCATAAAAGCGTCTGCCAAAGTAGATCCAGCCGGTTTCTGGATCGACCCGCTTGATATGTCGGGGACAAAGCAGTGATCAGTCGTACTCTTAGAGTGATGTTTATTTATGTCTTATTTTACACTCCTCAATTTCAGATTTGTAATTTTTGGATATAATGTTAATTAATTCGATGTTATCTGAATAAATTTCAAAATATGTTGTATCAAATGCGCGAATTTCTAATACAATGTCGTTTATCTCTAAAGGTCGAAATGTTAAATTTTCAGTATAGATCTGAGCAGTTTTTGGCCAAAAAATTTCATTTTTGCTAGCAATAAAAACCCCTGATAAAAATTGGAACACTTTGCTTGATTGTTTTTTTAGTTCGTAAGAACTACCAATTTTTATAGGGATATAATCGGAGAATTTATCATCAACAAAAAGATTGTTTGTATTTGATATTATGGAAATATCTGAACCATACCATACGATAGAAGGTAGAAAAGTCTCTAAGAATTCTACAATTTCAACAAGTTGTATGCCTAAACATACGATATTGCTGTTAAAATTATTTTTTAAAAGTCTTGTTAAATAATTAGCTTTAAACATAGATAATATTGTCGGATTCATGGATTTATAATAATTTGAAAAGGAACGGCATCTCCCCGTCCTGGTGTTCCACCGGTTGGGTTGGGCGTTGCTAAATGATCATGAGGATTTGGATGTATGTTGGGTGTTCCGTGATCAGTCCAATCAGTGGTTTTAATTTCTTTTCCGTCATATCCCCATTGTCTTGTCTGTTTATAATCTCCCTTATCACTGGATCTAATACCAATTTGTGTATGAGGAGAATTAGATGACGGTATATTTGCTCCATGTTTATTTCTTGGCAGAGGTAAGGGTTTACCTGTTTCTGTTGATT
It includes:
- a CDS encoding AAA family ATPase; the encoded protein is MAIGFARLEFVKRSAGKNACAKAAYNGREQIHFNGTSFSPPMTYDWSFKEKPVYHDILLPKGADPSFKNGKNLWNLVEKKENRINSQVALEMVIALPDDKAISIEDRIELIQTFIEEHLVSKGLAVQVDIHQPEKLKSYSSKTLDVEDLEHNWHAHLLITTRRFDESGLDFEDHKARDLMPAMRTVNSNELSIVQRANAVVVNGVNWGALWTQFQNKFFESKGLDLRVDENGIVSQTHLGPVRMRRRAFDLEEENKLLIALNQEESKDSSAILKKITETRSVFNFSDVERFIQKNVPFDSRDVIRQSFWEQNEIVPLIDSKTQNSTGQFSTRSIIEEEKLILRLADSIQEKKALNLRNKQLEDEASELNSEQLDAFRSIIKGKRLSCIEGHAGTGKSYLLGALKNVYEKESYLVRALGPDDATAQVLKEKGFSSIDNVYRFLFLEHHKKIEVKKNEVWIVDETSKLANRPLSELLKLAKKHDAQLVFAGCTSQLPSVERGGLFTAFCERYGAEELVEIQRQKQLDQRSMAQSLASGQMAAAIDKLVSFGEIKWQETKQESIESLVKAWASDQTAFPNQSFLILAHSNSEVRILNEMARLYRKEKGELSDEEFACQTSAGKIYVSVGDKLEFRKKDNQLGVVNGTVATLVDVSNSQFTVYISDQNRRMTFNPEEYNSFQLGYATTYFRSQGQTVDRAYVLHSPQMNKEKFYVGLTRHVHKATLFVSSDETSCLADLKKQAFRKDKRENTLNFTTEEQIGERQSAMQRQQRILDLKHSSSVVSKVKGHSLGLWDSLKSSISSHYQRSKDLKPKEEFFNPKIDKSISKGLVVKIDDQHKDYSVIKSEVGSSFKEMLSRNSQSQEEVQPATKKDLGVKWQGLDDKGSSLLKGYYSALNQSSALYTLVRSDMTGKDFKTSSHFNEWQKSCVHRNAQAFEVMKTIPKHFVQQAMGGDAFQILQDRASKYESYNSQKQADAVSISDKVREKLDHFLYRLFPDGPTGRDAKGLRFGSKHALSVICKGDEAGCYYDFEKGEGGGPVKLVQHVLSMSREDALKWINEVVDDQTNMRVPSQYHFKGSDKHTGEWQSLKPFNETAPDLEKISPYFNKTYNEVARHAYRDQNGDLLFYTLRLVKKSNPSEKMVLPLTYGQWNGSNEASWCLKAHQADKRSLYKLELINDYPKAKILVVEGEKTADAAQKLYSKESMICVSWQGGSGAVAKADWSSLFGRDIVIWPDNDKAGFKAAESIVSELRKTGVKSIKVVNQEELSNKFPDKWDLADPLPNGMKDQDVHNLISFSREKTIGIGQLTSKTLDKSQALEILWRVEERLWSSLEQSYEERIWDLKHEIYKEFSRLVSHQQVLEAKIQSECQNPELSRRISFQLVLEEAHKGKNGLSIDAMKQILTHGNFNLSKDHIEELDKLIASALSLGMSSESIKKEITSKSIDISNKPAIDSFKAQKTLDNDISI
- a CDS encoding RHS repeat-associated core domain-containing protein; translated protein: MLCPRHIKRVDPETGWIYFGRRFYDPSNGRWTTTDPLGFADGPNLYAYLHHSPLSAFDAYGFVGEAYRDGCNVATNPNYFDGISNEYSPCFWR